The following are encoded in a window of Roseimaritima ulvae genomic DNA:
- a CDS encoding efflux RND transporter periplasmic adaptor subunit, whose amino-acid sequence MTSQPTRPQKPSRRRWLQKAFGSLLVIGGVLGLLAGIAYAKSRQIQAAMAAPPPPEMPVAVTLTTAQPTTFRQTSVVIGNLLAPQSITLRTELAGVVTRVHMTPGGSVEKDAVLVELDTRSEQALLKSAEASRKLADSTLQRSQRLKLANANSASELDIAEAELTRAEAQIEELRVRIDKKTLRAPFAAHVGLFDLHVGQYLVEGTEITTLEGIADYLKIDFAMPSHVADAVSIGDQVALHVGAAGIRLSATIVAVDAAANALSRSVTARARLDNPPDILQPNDSVRVTVPYGPPIAARLIPATAIRRGPSGTLAFVVVEIEGQLRAQSRDVVVAGSDGPNARVLSGVEAGEVVVADGSFKVFDGALVADAAAALDSTEPAAPTAVVEPAANAGAAQ is encoded by the coding sequence ATGACATCTCAACCTACCAGACCGCAAAAACCGTCACGCCGCCGCTGGTTGCAAAAAGCGTTCGGTTCTTTGTTGGTGATCGGCGGTGTGCTGGGGCTGTTGGCAGGCATCGCGTATGCCAAAAGTCGCCAAATTCAGGCCGCAATGGCGGCGCCACCGCCGCCGGAAATGCCCGTGGCGGTCACGCTCACGACCGCTCAACCAACCACCTTCCGACAAACGTCGGTGGTCATCGGCAATCTGTTGGCGCCGCAGTCGATCACGTTGCGAACCGAATTGGCAGGCGTGGTCACTCGGGTGCACATGACACCGGGCGGCAGCGTGGAAAAGGACGCCGTATTGGTGGAACTGGACACCCGCAGCGAGCAGGCGTTGTTAAAAAGTGCCGAAGCCTCCCGGAAGCTGGCCGATTCGACGCTGCAGCGATCACAACGGCTGAAACTGGCCAACGCCAACAGTGCGTCGGAATTGGACATTGCCGAAGCCGAACTGACACGTGCGGAAGCTCAAATCGAAGAACTGCGGGTCCGCATCGATAAAAAAACACTGCGTGCCCCGTTTGCCGCCCATGTTGGTCTGTTTGATTTGCATGTCGGCCAGTATCTGGTCGAAGGCACGGAGATCACCACGCTGGAAGGTATCGCCGACTACCTGAAAATCGATTTCGCGATGCCATCCCATGTTGCCGACGCGGTTTCCATCGGCGATCAGGTAGCGTTGCACGTGGGCGCTGCCGGCATCCGCTTGAGCGCCACCATCGTGGCGGTGGACGCGGCGGCCAATGCGCTGTCACGGTCGGTTACCGCGCGGGCGCGATTAGACAATCCACCGGATATCCTGCAGCCCAACGATTCGGTGCGGGTCACCGTGCCTTATGGGCCTCCAATCGCCGCACGCTTAATTCCAGCCACAGCAATTCGTCGCGGTCCCAGCGGAACCTTGGCGTTTGTGGTTGTCGAGATTGAGGGACAGTTGCGAGCCCAGTCGCGAGACGTTGTCGTGGCCGGCAGCGATGGACCAAACGCGCGGGTCCTGTCCGGCGTCGAGGCGGGAGAAGTGGTGGTCGCCGACGGTTCCTTCAAAGTATTTGACGGGGCTTTGGTGGCCGACGCGGCGGCGGCGCTCGATTCGACCGAACCGGCCGCCCCCACCGCGGTGGTCGAACCGGCGGCGAATGCGGGGGCAGCACAATGA
- a CDS encoding TetR/AcrR family transcriptional regulator — MAPTPPSQSPETNTRILDAVMQLILQGGLPAVTLSAVCRQAGISKGGLMHHFPSKESLVEAFLQRSVGDYLGAVEEVAERHEEGTGQRAKAILELFLGQSETGDCDDCAAVMVALLQGGGDEASVDEVTQTLFQWMRGDGLSAELAELIVVTLDGIWLQSLIATADTIAARKQRIQNKLNQFIDREFSMNHRRTPSSKGQV; from the coding sequence ATGGCACCTACCCCCCCATCGCAAAGCCCCGAAACGAACACCCGAATCCTCGACGCGGTCATGCAGTTGATCCTGCAAGGCGGCTTGCCGGCGGTCACGCTGTCGGCGGTCTGCCGCCAAGCGGGGATCAGCAAAGGTGGTTTGATGCATCACTTCCCCTCCAAAGAATCGCTTGTCGAAGCGTTTTTGCAGCGTTCGGTCGGGGACTATTTGGGCGCCGTCGAGGAGGTTGCCGAGCGGCACGAGGAGGGGACCGGACAGCGAGCCAAGGCCATTCTGGAACTGTTTCTGGGCCAGAGTGAAACCGGCGATTGCGACGACTGCGCAGCGGTCATGGTGGCGTTGCTTCAAGGCGGCGGCGACGAAGCATCGGTCGACGAGGTAACGCAGACCCTGTTTCAGTGGATGCGCGGCGACGGCCTTTCCGCCGAACTCGCCGAGCTGATCGTGGTTACGCTCGATGGCATCTGGCTGCAGTCGCTGATCGCCACCGCCGACACCATCGCCGCGCGGAAACAACGCATTCAAAACAAATTAAATCAGTTCATTGACCGTGAGTTTTCCATGAACCATCGGCGGACGCCGAGTAGCAAGGGGCAAGTATGA
- a CDS encoding efflux RND transporter permease subunit, with amino-acid sequence MKAITDLFIRHPVLAIVVNLILVLVGIRCAGSLPIQQFPKLESTSITVTTVYFGASAETVRGFLTTPIERAVSSVAGIDYVESSSIAGISTVTIRLNLNHDSTKALAEVNARLQQVRSELPAEAEPPTIELVRADRPYASFYLSFTSDRFDLPALTDYLTRNVQPRLSILPGVQKVGIEAGQTPAMRIWISPERLSERNLTPGDVYSALQRNNFLAAIGQVKSDTVQVDLLTNTDLRSVEEFNDLIVWQSPSSSDGPGTIIRLSDIARVELGSEEPTATAMYRGREAIYVSVWPLPGSNEIEVASRLRAAMAELEPELPPHIDMQLAYDGTKFMRRSLAEISKTLTETIIIVGVVVFLFMGSVRSALVPLVAMPVSLVGATIVMYLMGFSLNLLTLLAIVLAVGLVVDDAIVVVENVQRHLQEGHGKIQAALVGARELVGPVLAMTITLATVYAPIGFQGGLTGMLFREFAFTLAAAVVVSGVVAVTLSPIMSAYLLPAGGREGAMTRLINRIFAAVRRRYASVLSLVLELRWSIAVATLLAGAAAVPLYLFSAKELAPVEDEGAIAVMLAAAPDSTLRATTGWAGQLAEGFQTIPESEYMWAVVTASGGFGGVITKDWDDRTRSTQDILPQVFGIASQNPGLEAFPVLVPPLPGAGNYDVELVLKSDLPVDRQRELAEEIVRRGREANMFMFVDTDLKVDLPQARVVVDRERLADLGLDQAAVGRELGVLLGGGYVNRFNYFNRSYRVIPQLEAADRQSTGSLLDLKIRGPSGQLIPVSTFASVEPETAPRTLNRFQQQSAVKIFAAVFPGITKEQGLSTLEAIANDVVGSAASLDYSGESRQIRREGASLAITLGFALILIYLVLAAQFRSFRDPLIVLFGSVPLAMTGVLTLTCLNLTTINIYSQVGLITLVGLVAKNGILIVEFANSLQETGVSKHAAILEAAQTRLRPVLMTSAATMLGHLPLVFVTGAGAEARNSIGIVLVAGMAIGTVFTLFVVPALYMLLAAQHRHEETVEPEQNERPAFRGESPQDMQPPVANLV; translated from the coding sequence ATGAAAGCCATCACGGACCTGTTTATTCGCCATCCCGTGCTGGCGATCGTCGTCAACCTGATTTTGGTGCTGGTCGGCATCCGCTGCGCCGGTTCGCTGCCGATCCAACAGTTCCCCAAACTGGAAAGCACGTCGATCACGGTGACCACCGTGTATTTTGGCGCCAGCGCGGAAACGGTTCGCGGTTTTTTGACCACGCCGATCGAACGAGCCGTGTCGTCGGTCGCCGGGATCGACTATGTGGAATCGAGTAGTATCGCCGGCATCAGCACGGTCACGATTCGCTTGAACCTCAATCACGACTCGACCAAAGCCTTGGCGGAAGTCAACGCGCGGTTGCAACAGGTCCGCAGCGAACTACCGGCCGAAGCGGAACCGCCGACAATCGAACTGGTGCGCGCCGACCGGCCTTACGCATCATTCTACTTGAGCTTTACCTCGGATCGTTTTGATCTGCCCGCCCTGACCGACTACCTGACTCGCAACGTCCAGCCGCGGCTGTCAATTTTGCCGGGCGTCCAGAAGGTGGGCATCGAAGCTGGTCAGACGCCGGCGATGCGGATTTGGATTTCGCCGGAACGACTCAGCGAACGCAATCTGACGCCCGGCGACGTGTATTCCGCGCTGCAGCGAAACAACTTCCTGGCGGCGATTGGCCAGGTGAAAAGCGACACGGTCCAGGTCGACTTGTTGACTAACACGGACCTCCGCAGCGTCGAGGAATTTAACGACTTGATCGTCTGGCAGTCGCCCTCCTCGAGCGACGGCCCGGGCACGATCATCCGCCTCTCCGATATCGCTCGCGTGGAACTGGGCAGCGAAGAGCCCACGGCCACGGCGATGTATCGCGGCCGCGAAGCGATCTATGTCAGCGTTTGGCCGCTGCCGGGCAGCAATGAAATTGAAGTCGCCAGCCGACTGCGCGCTGCGATGGCCGAGTTGGAACCCGAACTGCCTCCTCACATTGACATGCAACTGGCCTATGACGGCACCAAGTTTATGCGCCGTTCGTTGGCCGAAATCTCCAAGACGTTGACCGAAACCATCATCATCGTGGGCGTGGTGGTGTTCCTGTTTATGGGCTCGGTGCGTTCGGCTTTGGTGCCGCTGGTGGCGATGCCGGTATCGTTGGTGGGCGCGACCATCGTGATGTACCTGATGGGGTTCTCCTTAAACCTGCTGACGTTGTTGGCCATCGTGTTGGCGGTGGGATTGGTCGTCGACGATGCGATTGTGGTGGTTGAAAACGTGCAGCGTCACCTGCAGGAAGGCCACGGCAAGATCCAAGCGGCATTGGTGGGGGCAAGGGAATTGGTGGGGCCGGTGTTGGCGATGACGATCACCTTGGCCACGGTGTACGCGCCGATCGGATTCCAAGGTGGATTGACCGGGATGCTGTTCCGCGAATTCGCTTTTACGTTAGCCGCCGCGGTGGTCGTGTCGGGCGTGGTTGCCGTCACGCTGTCGCCGATTATGAGCGCTTATCTGTTGCCCGCCGGTGGCCGCGAAGGGGCGATGACGCGATTGATCAACCGCATCTTTGCCGCCGTGCGGCGGCGTTACGCGAGCGTGCTGTCGCTGGTCTTGGAATTGCGATGGTCGATCGCCGTCGCCACGTTGCTTGCCGGAGCGGCAGCGGTTCCGCTGTACCTGTTTTCCGCCAAAGAGCTGGCACCGGTAGAAGACGAAGGCGCGATCGCCGTGATGTTGGCCGCCGCGCCGGATTCCACATTGCGAGCCACCACCGGTTGGGCAGGCCAACTGGCCGAAGGGTTTCAAACCATTCCCGAATCGGAATACATGTGGGCCGTGGTCACGGCCAGCGGTGGATTTGGCGGCGTGATCACCAAAGACTGGGATGATCGGACGCGCAGCACTCAGGACATCTTGCCTCAAGTCTTTGGCATCGCTTCGCAAAACCCCGGACTGGAAGCATTCCCGGTGCTGGTGCCGCCGCTGCCGGGCGCCGGAAACTACGACGTCGAGCTGGTGCTGAAAAGTGACCTGCCGGTGGACCGCCAACGCGAATTGGCCGAAGAGATCGTGCGTCGCGGACGGGAAGCGAATATGTTCATGTTTGTTGATACGGACCTGAAAGTCGATTTGCCGCAAGCCCGCGTGGTGGTCGACCGCGAACGACTGGCCGACCTGGGACTCGATCAAGCCGCCGTGGGCCGCGAACTGGGCGTGTTGCTGGGCGGTGGCTATGTGAATCGCTTCAACTATTTCAATCGTTCCTACCGCGTAATCCCACAGCTGGAAGCGGCGGATCGTCAGTCCACCGGATCCTTGCTGGATCTGAAGATCCGCGGTCCCTCGGGACAATTGATTCCGGTTTCGACCTTTGCATCGGTCGAACCCGAAACGGCTCCGCGGACCCTGAATCGCTTCCAGCAGCAGAGCGCGGTGAAGATTTTTGCCGCGGTGTTTCCCGGCATCACCAAAGAACAAGGCTTGAGTACGTTGGAGGCGATTGCCAACGACGTCGTCGGTTCGGCCGCCAGCTTGGACTACTCGGGCGAATCCCGCCAGATCCGCCGCGAAGGAGCCTCGCTGGCGATCACGCTGGGGTTTGCGTTGATCCTGATCTATCTGGTCTTGGCCGCTCAGTTCCGCTCCTTCCGCGATCCCTTGATCGTGTTGTTCGGTTCGGTGCCGTTGGCCATGACGGGCGTGCTGACGTTGACCTGTTTGAATCTGACGACCATCAACATCTATTCCCAAGTTGGTTTGATCACGCTGGTCGGGTTGGTGGCCAAGAACGGCATTCTGATTGTGGAATTCGCCAATTCCTTGCAGGAAACCGGCGTGTCGAAACATGCAGCGATTTTGGAAGCGGCGCAAACCCGCTTGCGTCCCGTCCTGATGACCTCCGCGGCAACGATGCTGGGGCACCTGCCCTTGGTGTTTGTCACCGGCGCCGGCGCGGAAGCTCGCAACAGCATCGGCATCGTGTTGGTCGCCGGGATGGCGATCGGAACCGTGTTTACGTTGTTTGTGGTACCGGCTTTGTACATGTTGTTGGCCGCTCAACATCGCCACGAAGAAACCGTGGAACCGGAGCAGAACGAACGCCCAGCGTTCCGCGGAGAGAGCCCCCAAGACATGCAACCACCCGTCGCGAATTTGGTTTAG
- a CDS encoding DUF1592 domain-containing protein: MSLLPYPMLHRFPSVCLSLVCLLVLAGPAITAPALADTFGESIQPLLQKHCQQCHGGGDEIHGDFDLTQLDHPAAIDAAFETWERAVELVDEGLMPPDDQPPLSDTEKQTLRAWYQDRFVESVGAHPGYFRPRRLSAHEYRNTLHSLLGFPLEVAIRKAEETLSEESLVMKLLPTDPPGPSGFTNDTSGNPLTTVLWDQYSYLVDNGLEKLFSSQHRDALQAYTGSIEGPWLTPAQAETMLRRFARRVYRRDLSDAQINDMLAALQGKHEAALQTALQREMKAILMSPSFLYRGLHIRIATDVQVPVDDFELAERLSYFLWADMPDDELLDLAGAGQLAQADVLDAQITRMLASPKARNLAEDFGLQWFSLGEIDHVSNNPSLVHGLKNQPLDFLHYLFTQDRPLLELLDSRTTFINAHTARYYGAERRQLKAHRRPAGVEVQALPNQKIQLNDNQHRGGLLTMPGVLAMNRGPVLRGTWLLERVLGEHLPDPPANIGQVPANRPGEKLSFRQRFELHRSDATCAVCHDKIDPLGFSLQAYDDQGKVLARTKHLDTSGTLPSGESFDDFSGLKQILVTDYRERVIRNIVRQMMAYALARKLQAYDRPTVDQIVAELIEQDGTYRDLIAKIVNSLPFRETVKRSAQPPSKI, encoded by the coding sequence ATGTCCCTCCTACCGTACCCCATGTTGCATCGCTTCCCCAGCGTCTGCCTGTCGCTTGTCTGCCTGCTGGTCCTCGCGGGCCCGGCGATAACCGCTCCTGCCCTGGCGGACACCTTTGGCGAATCGATCCAACCGCTGCTGCAGAAACACTGCCAGCAATGCCATGGTGGCGGGGACGAAATCCACGGTGACTTCGACCTCACACAGCTCGATCATCCCGCGGCCATCGACGCCGCCTTTGAAACCTGGGAACGGGCCGTGGAATTGGTCGACGAGGGCTTGATGCCGCCCGACGACCAGCCGCCGCTGAGCGATACCGAAAAGCAAACGCTGCGCGCCTGGTACCAAGATCGATTTGTCGAATCGGTCGGCGCGCATCCCGGTTACTTCCGGCCCCGCCGACTGTCCGCGCACGAGTATCGCAATACGCTGCACAGCCTGCTTGGTTTTCCGCTGGAAGTGGCGATCCGCAAAGCAGAGGAAACGCTCTCCGAAGAATCATTGGTGATGAAATTGCTGCCCACCGATCCTCCGGGACCGAGCGGCTTTACCAACGACACCTCCGGTAATCCGCTGACCACCGTGTTGTGGGATCAGTATTCCTACTTGGTCGACAATGGCTTGGAAAAACTGTTTTCCAGCCAACACCGCGATGCCTTGCAAGCGTATACCGGCAGCATCGAGGGACCGTGGCTAACGCCCGCTCAAGCGGAAACCATGTTGCGGCGTTTCGCACGACGCGTCTATCGGCGTGATCTCTCGGACGCGCAGATAAACGACATGCTGGCCGCGTTGCAAGGCAAACACGAAGCCGCCTTGCAGACAGCGTTACAGAGGGAAATGAAAGCGATATTGATGTCGCCATCTTTTTTGTACCGCGGCCTGCACATCCGCATTGCCACCGACGTCCAGGTCCCAGTGGATGATTTTGAATTGGCCGAACGGTTGAGTTACTTTTTGTGGGCTGACATGCCCGACGATGAACTGCTGGACCTGGCCGGCGCTGGGCAGCTGGCCCAGGCCGACGTGCTTGACGCACAAATCACGCGGATGTTGGCGTCTCCCAAAGCTCGCAATCTGGCAGAAGATTTTGGCCTGCAGTGGTTCTCACTGGGCGAGATCGATCATGTGTCCAACAATCCGTCGCTGGTGCATGGTTTAAAAAACCAGCCGCTCGATTTCCTGCACTACTTGTTCACCCAGGATCGCCCGCTGCTGGAACTGCTCGATTCTCGAACCACGTTCATCAACGCTCATACGGCCAGATATTACGGCGCCGAACGGCGGCAGTTAAAAGCCCATCGCCGGCCAGCCGGAGTGGAGGTCCAAGCGTTACCGAACCAAAAAATCCAACTCAACGACAACCAACATCGTGGCGGGCTGTTAACGATGCCCGGAGTGTTGGCGATGAACCGCGGCCCGGTGCTGCGGGGCACGTGGCTGCTGGAACGCGTTCTGGGTGAACACCTGCCTGATCCGCCGGCCAATATCGGACAGGTGCCGGCCAATCGCCCCGGCGAAAAACTTTCCTTCCGGCAGCGGTTCGAGCTCCATCGCAGCGATGCCACCTGTGCGGTGTGTCATGACAAGATCGATCCATTGGGATTCTCGTTGCAGGCCTACGACGATCAAGGCAAAGTGCTCGCTCGCACCAAGCACCTCGATACCAGCGGAACCCTGCCCAGCGGCGAAAGCTTTGACGATTTCTCGGGTCTGAAGCAGATCTTGGTAACGGATTACCGCGAGCGGGTGATTCGCAATATCGTCCGCCAGATGATGGCCTATGCGCTGGCCCGCAAACTGCAGGCCTACGACCGGCCAACCGTCGACCAGATCGTTGCCGAGTTGATCGAGCAGGATGGTACCTATCGCGACCTGATCGCAAAAATCGTTAACAGTCTGCCGTTTCGCGAAACGGTCAAACGCAGCGCACAGCCCCCAAGTAAAATTTAG
- a CDS encoding ISL3 family transposase encodes MSQLSWIFYHGSMNELHAHYRLLLGLDDQWQVQNVDLQMEANSVVIQLRHSGGKLCCPECQDECSRADTAPTRQWRHLDTMQFETIIEAAIPRSKCDRCGVKTIAVPWAGKHSRFTLMFEAFAIKVLQAASSVSAATKLLKVSWKTAHELMQRGVERGLQRRDTDPIETLGIDEKSFGKGQDYVSLMVDLEGSRVLEVVKDRSEASCDKLFDSLTDEQKSGIRAVAVDFWQAFRNSIVKQVPQAKIVHDHFHISQYLGEAVDLVRRRENKLLRSEGINDLTGTRQLWLYNEETLDDATQKQIEDIRQVAIKTARAWGIKEMFRDFWTYRSGAWAKKFFDRWYAWAIRSKLDPIKKVARMLKKHLAGLLAYFEYSITNAKSEAFNGRVQAIKSAARGFRNFENYRTRILFYCGALKMEPDFSH; translated from the coding sequence ATGTCTCAGCTGTCTTGGATTTTCTATCATGGCAGCATGAATGAACTACATGCCCACTATCGTTTGCTGCTGGGACTTGATGACCAGTGGCAGGTCCAGAACGTTGACCTTCAGATGGAAGCCAATAGTGTCGTCATCCAATTACGTCACTCTGGCGGCAAGCTCTGCTGCCCCGAGTGCCAGGACGAATGCTCTCGTGCGGATACCGCGCCAACGCGTCAGTGGAGGCACTTGGACACGATGCAGTTCGAGACCATTATCGAAGCGGCAATTCCTCGTTCAAAATGCGATCGGTGCGGTGTGAAAACGATTGCCGTACCCTGGGCAGGGAAGCACTCTCGATTCACGCTGATGTTTGAAGCTTTTGCGATCAAAGTCCTTCAGGCGGCTAGCAGCGTTTCGGCGGCGACCAAGTTACTGAAGGTCTCTTGGAAGACCGCTCACGAGCTCATGCAACGCGGGGTTGAGCGAGGACTACAGCGTCGTGATACCGATCCGATTGAAACCCTGGGCATTGATGAAAAGAGCTTTGGCAAAGGCCAGGACTACGTGTCGCTGATGGTTGACCTGGAAGGATCGCGAGTGCTGGAAGTCGTCAAAGACCGCAGCGAGGCATCTTGTGACAAACTCTTTGACAGTCTCACCGATGAGCAAAAATCGGGCATTCGGGCAGTCGCCGTGGACTTCTGGCAAGCTTTTCGAAACAGCATTGTCAAACAAGTTCCCCAGGCGAAGATCGTTCACGACCATTTCCACATCAGCCAATACCTCGGCGAAGCGGTCGATCTGGTTCGACGCCGAGAGAACAAACTGCTCCGAAGCGAAGGCATTAATGACCTGACGGGTACGCGTCAACTTTGGCTCTACAACGAGGAGACTCTTGATGATGCCACGCAAAAGCAAATCGAAGACATTCGGCAAGTCGCGATCAAGACGGCACGTGCGTGGGGAATCAAGGAAATGTTTCGTGACTTCTGGACATACCGCAGCGGCGCTTGGGCGAAGAAGTTCTTTGACCGTTGGTACGCATGGGCCATTCGTAGCAAACTCGATCCGATCAAGAAGGTTGCGAGAATGCTCAAGAAACACCTCGCCGGCTTGCTGGCCTACTTCGAGTACTCCATCACCAATGCCAAAAGTGAGGCCTTCAACGGTCGAGTGCAGGCCATCAAGTCGGCGGCCCGCGGCTTTCGCAACTTCGAGAACTACCGCACCCGCATCTTGTTTTATTGTGGGGCCCTAAAGATGGAGCCGGATTTCAGCCACTAA
- a CDS encoding SGNH/GDSL hydrolase family protein, with amino-acid sequence MTTDSIFILTSRLRSMLAGLAAIAIATFPAAALAEEPLRWQYSPDQFQPFWQADVVQRESVLFVRDPQTGEARASVLFPIREILSVQDASGAVTYEPGVDYQHTAGSREIVVPAKSQVVTKAAADLRRPANSQRHRLTHRDGKGEILFGGKLEYHQMQTWITYSKASNDWPVAMPSFDASALPNTIARLQQGRPLSIVLLGDSISTGCNASAWGGGAPFQPAYQDLLKQHLAAHYKSSVELTNLAVGGTSTPWGLTQMPKVVEAKPDLILLAFGMNDSAGRSAEEYGENISRMIATARESLPDVEFILIAPMLGNRDWTTLKHDVFPQYRDQLASLCEPGIALADMTSVWHEMLERKQDHDLTGNGVNHPNDFGHRVYAQVLSALLIDER; translated from the coding sequence ATGACAACTGACAGTATTTTTATCCTTACCAGCCGCCTACGTTCGATGCTTGCTGGGCTTGCCGCCATTGCGATCGCCACCTTTCCCGCTGCTGCGTTGGCCGAGGAGCCTTTGCGCTGGCAGTACTCGCCGGACCAGTTCCAACCGTTCTGGCAAGCCGACGTGGTGCAGCGTGAATCGGTGCTGTTCGTTCGTGACCCGCAAACGGGGGAAGCGCGAGCGTCGGTATTGTTTCCGATTCGGGAAATCCTTTCGGTGCAGGATGCGTCGGGTGCCGTGACGTACGAGCCCGGGGTGGACTATCAGCACACCGCCGGCTCGCGTGAGATCGTCGTGCCTGCCAAATCGCAAGTTGTCACCAAAGCGGCCGCGGATCTGCGGCGTCCGGCGAACTCGCAGAGACACCGACTCACGCACCGCGACGGCAAGGGCGAAATCCTGTTCGGCGGCAAGCTGGAATATCATCAGATGCAGACCTGGATTACGTATTCCAAGGCGTCCAACGACTGGCCCGTGGCGATGCCGTCGTTCGATGCGTCGGCGTTGCCTAACACGATTGCTCGGCTGCAACAGGGGCGGCCGCTGTCGATCGTATTGCTGGGCGACAGCATCTCGACCGGTTGTAATGCATCGGCGTGGGGGGGCGGAGCGCCGTTCCAGCCGGCTTATCAAGACCTCCTCAAGCAGCACCTTGCTGCGCATTACAAGAGCTCTGTCGAGTTGACCAATCTAGCGGTCGGCGGAACATCGACGCCGTGGGGCCTGACCCAAATGCCCAAGGTTGTCGAAGCCAAGCCCGATCTGATCCTTTTGGCATTCGGCATGAACGATTCCGCTGGTCGCTCCGCAGAGGAATATGGCGAGAACATCTCGCGGATGATCGCCACGGCTCGCGAGTCGTTGCCCGATGTCGAATTCATTCTGATCGCGCCGATGTTGGGCAATCGCGATTGGACCACGCTGAAACACGATGTGTTTCCACAGTATCGCGACCAGTTGGCGTCGCTTTGCGAACCCGGCATCGCGCTGGCCGATATGACTTCGGTTTGGCACGAAATGTTGGAGCGAAAACAGGATCACGACCTGACCGGCAATGGTGTAAATCATCCCAACGATTTTGGGCATCGCGTTTATGCCCAAGTGTTGTCCGCGCTGTTGATTGACGAACGGTAA
- a CDS encoding DUF1552 domain-containing protein gives MNWQMDRRSFLRSAAGPLLPLPFLNLMESTAHGSEQTQPPVRFMTLFKPNGVHPPSWNINGGREFDFRMSPLMQPFAKHKDDLLILDNMGDFGFSSHANSTRRFLSGHHKNTNSASVDQLIADKIGGDTPLRSLELTTEGLFPNQIGCSYISYDRHGDPIPRESDPQLIFDRLFRNPMRNTAKRASMVSLLDRVAEDARALNRKAGAEDRQTLQQYLSVVRETEKRLNNLDATERSPLDVATLERPLAPANLNEQVESMIDLIALALWTDSTRCVTYMLGNSNSRMIFDFLGITQQHHYLSHFFRNFSRQNLDALLKISLWHMEKFDYLLTRMKSFKDHHGSLLDHSVVLYGSGMGHSDNHTATRIPIVLAGGGGGMLKTGRYVRYANNQQIGRLHLSLLQKFGVETKAFAGSSQPLPGLDGSDFAPYQERPFESWVRRTGDQIEVQGRLRLSDNLDEAKIFFVDVDQRTVVRIEVSFRDFHHFNLAYHCGTPITLTGTGTDKGGQACITKIKQLQSLFGKQPGTQNG, from the coding sequence ATGAATTGGCAAATGGATCGTCGCAGCTTTCTACGCAGCGCCGCGGGGCCGCTGTTGCCGCTACCTTTTCTGAACCTGATGGAATCCACCGCTCACGGCAGCGAACAAACTCAGCCGCCCGTGCGTTTCATGACCTTGTTCAAACCCAACGGCGTGCACCCTCCCAGTTGGAACATCAACGGAGGCCGGGAATTTGACTTCCGCATGTCGCCTCTGATGCAACCGTTCGCCAAGCACAAAGACGACCTGTTGATCCTGGACAACATGGGCGACTTTGGCTTTTCCTCGCACGCCAACTCCACTCGCCGATTTTTGTCCGGCCATCATAAAAACACCAACAGCGCATCGGTCGACCAATTGATCGCCGACAAAATTGGCGGCGACACACCGCTGCGGTCGTTGGAGTTGACGACCGAAGGCCTGTTCCCCAATCAAATCGGCTGCAGCTATATCTCCTACGATCGCCACGGCGACCCGATTCCACGGGAAAGCGATCCGCAGTTAATCTTCGATCGCCTGTTCCGCAATCCGATGCGAAACACCGCCAAGCGGGCTTCGATGGTCAGCCTTCTCGATCGCGTGGCGGAAGATGCGCGAGCCCTCAACCGCAAGGCTGGGGCAGAGGATCGTCAGACCTTGCAGCAATACCTTTCGGTGGTGCGCGAAACCGAAAAACGCCTGAACAACCTCGACGCCACCGAACGCTCGCCACTGGACGTGGCCACGCTGGAACGCCCCCTGGCGCCAGCCAACCTGAACGAACAGGTGGAGTCGATGATTGATCTGATCGCCCTCGCGCTGTGGACCGATTCCACTCGCTGTGTGACCTATATGTTGGGCAACAGCAACAGCCGCATGATTTTTGATTTCCTGGGGATCACCCAACAGCACCACTACCTGTCGCACTTTTTCCGCAACTTCTCGCGTCAGAACCTGGACGCCCTGCTGAAAATCAGCTTGTGGCACATGGAGAAGTTCGATTATTTGCTGACCCGGATGAAATCTTTCAAAGATCATCACGGCAGCCTGCTGGACCATAGCGTGGTGTTATACGGTTCGGGCATGGGGCACAGCGACAACCACACCGCCACGCGGATCCCGATCGTGCTGGCCGGAGGCGGTGGCGGGATGTTGAAAACCGGGCGGTACGTGCGTTACGCCAACAACCAACAGATCGGTCGTTTACACCTGAGCTTGCTGCAAAAGTTTGGCGTGGAAACGAAAGCCTTTGCCGGTTCCTCCCAGCCCCTGCCGGGCTTGGACGGTTCGGACTTTGCCCCCTACCAGGAGCGTCCCTTTGAGAGCTGGGTGCGGCGGACGGGCGATCAAATCGAAGTTCAAGGGCGACTGCGATTGTCGGACAACCTGGACGAAGCCAAGATCTTTTTCGTGGACGTCGACCAGCGGACCGTGGTGCGAATCGAAGTCTCTTTTCGCGATTTCCACCACTTCAATTTGGCATATCACTGCGGCACCCCAATCACCTTGACGGGCACCGGCACCGACAAAGGCGGGCAAGCCTGCATCACCAAGATCAAACAGCTGCAGTCGCTATTCGGTAAACAGCCGGGCACCCAAAACGGCTGA